TGCGGGCCGCGGCCGCCGAACGGAACAGCGACCACAACGAGGAGGACGCGACATGAGCAGCGCCCGCGACACCGTGCTGGGCCGGATCCGCGACGCCCTCGCACTGGCCCCGACACCCGCCGTCGTCGTCCCGCGCGACTACCGCACCGGCCGTGCCCTGCCCGACGACGAACGCCTCGCCCTCTTCACCGACCGGCTCCTCGACTACAAGGCTCGGGTGCACCTCTGCACGGCTGACCGCACCGCCGAGGTCATCGGTGAGGCACTGCGGGAGCACGGCGCGCGGCGCATCGGCGTTCCGGCCGGGCTGGACGCGCACTGGCTCACCGGGTACGACGGCGAGGTGCGGGAGGACCACCCCGACGTCTCGCCCGCGCAACTCGACACCCTGGACGCGGTGGTGACGGGATCGGCCGCCGGCTGCGCCGAGACCGGCACGATCTTCCTGGACGGTTCTCCCGGCCAGGGGCGCCGGGCGCTGTCCCTCGTTCCCGATCTGCACGTGTGCGTCGTCGACCTCTCCACCGTCGCGGCGGGCGTGCCCGAGGCGGTGGCACGCCTCGCGCCCGAACGGCCGACGACGCTGATCA
This sequence is a window from Streptomyces parvus. Protein-coding genes within it:
- a CDS encoding lactate utilization protein C, coding for MSSARDTVLGRIRDALALAPTPAVVVPRDYRTGRALPDDERLALFTDRLLDYKARVHLCTADRTAEVIGEALREHGARRIGVPAGLDAHWLTGYDGEVREDHPDVSPAQLDTLDAVVTGSAAGCAETGTIFLDGSPGQGRRALSLVPDLHVCVVDLSTVAAGVPEAVARLAPERPTTLISGPSATSDIELERVEGVHGPRTLVAVIRTDA